In the genome of Ptychodera flava strain L36383 chromosome 13, AS_Pfla_20210202, whole genome shotgun sequence, one region contains:
- the LOC139148447 gene encoding short transient receptor potential channel 4-associated protein-like, whose product MSSLTGKVVKKSHITKNHHGRIGRSTSLKTNVVKRFFETQTSGRGFTSARKLPEELIESAEIRMGFDNQFRIPQIIQAIANSSGEDTGVIHYSKTISSLKDVAQLLNHEGSTEYPPGSGVRRETRIVNSEIFYLFGGVELSLQILLRPTLYPVETKKGTKEYEQSQMVACACLDVLHQICLNLAKVAVQLSERDDLMPYLFTLMGEKRCFLNAATLMEDLLTSRQQMFRLDEITNLQTLIDSFDQQQLANFCRVLSIAVSDLDSSEDRLTLVAQDEASKKQSAVPVSEINQGILVDLPDFIKRLVEVAGRTLPHAEPSIPSLFSEIDSWVNWLDSSLAFDALMEVAQDDEVFLTIPLDPLDLTSGDTPPIVPHSMRVMHEVMYKVEVLYVLCLLLTGKQRNKVQEMLAETKLIPSLNEIFEKIIWKCNLRSRPIPGHGENCECSPEIALKIQFLRLLHSFCDHHPNKVLLLTRSEVNELNRISSNARIQVLDPVKNVNRQLLCNGQKGLLSKIVEATKREPVESPFRFWLGRAIESFLRGATSYADQTFLLKRGLLEHIVRHMVDNVIKSKEILQSSFDLLGELMKFNINAFKRFNKTITTDVDFHDFIRLIKENIVDSNMFVRCLILSLEHFETEQTEHKEYARTKCRLLQFIHNKKTRFEFLFKLINVIEVSSLTQENVSCLNTTLVLLMFARQKGELAEYLQALRDEEQRECHPGLLVGNFRQLLIFWQDHYLHKDKDCTALEKSSCISFDIWKKTVAELLEDNPSNELTVAHYLTSAGIAYK is encoded by the exons ATGAGTTCACTGACCGGAAAAGTGGTGAAAAAATCTCACATCACAAAAAATCACCATGGACGGATTGGACGTTCAACATCGCTCAAGACGAACGTTGTCAAGCGATTCTTCGAAACCCAAACTTCTGGCCGCGGATTTACGTCTGCAAGAAAG CTGCCGGAAGAGTTGATAGAAAGCGCCGAAATTCGAATGGGTTTTGATAATCAATTTCGTATTCCTCAAATTATCCAAGCAATTGCCAACAGTTCGGGAGAAGACACAGGAGTCATTCACTACTCGAAAACAATTTCATCATTAAAG gatgttgcacaGCTGCTAAACCATGAAGGTTCCACCGAATATCCACCTGGGAGCGGTGTAAGGAGAGAGACCAGGATAGTCAATTCAGAGATATTTTACTTGTTTGGGGGAGTTGAA TTATCTCTTCAAATTCTTTTGAGACCAACACTGTATCCAGTAGAAACCAAAAAAGGAACAAAAG AGTATGAGCAATCACAGATGGTAGCATGTGCCTGTCTTGATGTGTTACACCAAATATGCTTAAAC CTGGCCAAAGTAGCAGTACAGCTGTCTGAGAGAGATGATCTCATGCCTTACTTATTTACATTGATGGGTGAGAAGAGGTGCTTTCTGAATGCAGCCACCTTGATGGAGGATCTTCTCACATCAAGACAGCAAATGTTCAGATTAGATGAAATCA CCAATCTACAAACTCTGATTGACAGTTTTGACCAGCAGCAATTAGCCAATTTCTGTAGAGTACTATCCATAGCTGTGAGTGACTTGGACTCATCTGAGGACAGGTTGACTCTGGTTGCCCAGGATGAAGCATCAAAGAAACAAAGTGCAGTTCCTGTGTCAGAAATCAACCAGG GGATCTTAGTTGATTTACCTGACTTCATCAAAAGATTAGTGGAGGTTGCTGGTCGGACACTGCCCCACGCAGAACCTTCAATACCATCTCTGTTCAGTGAGATAGATAGCTGGGTGAACTGGTTGGACAGCTCCTTGGCCTTTGATGCACTGATGGAAGTAGCACAGGATGATGAAGTGTTCCTCACCATTCCGTTAGATCCGTTGGATTTAACCTCTGGAGATACACCACCAATTGTGCCTCATTCCATGAGAGTTATGCATGAAGTCATGTACAAAGTTGAAGTTCTCTACGTATTGTGCTTACTGTTAACTGGAAAACAGAGAAACAAG GTACAGGAAATGTTGGCCGAGACAAAGTTGATACCGTCactgaatgaaatatttgaaaagataATCTGGAAGTGTAATTTGAGAAGTCGTCCAATTCCTGGCCACGgtgaaaattgtgaatgtaGTCCAGAGATTGCTCTCAAGATACAGTTTCTTCGTCTTCTTCATAGTTTTTGTGATCATCATCC AAATAAAGTGTTACTTCTAACTCGCAGTGAGGTCAACGAACTCAACAGAATATCATCAAACGCCAGGATACAAGTACTTGATCCTGTGAAAAATGTCAACCG ACAACTATTGTGCAATGGACAAAAAGGTCTACTCTCTAAAATAGTTGAAGCCACCAAACGAGAGCCTGTGGAGTCGCCTTTCAG GTTTTGGTTGGGTCGTGCTATTGAGAGTTTTCTTAGGGGAGCAACATCATATGCAGATCAGACGTTCCTACTCAAAAGAGGGCTTCTAGAG CACATAGTTAGACACATGGTAGACAATGTCATCAAGTCCAAAGAAATCCTGCAGAGTAGCTTTGATCTGCTTGGAGAACTCATGAAATTCAACATTAATGCATTCAAGAGGTTTAACAAGACCATCACCACTGATGTTGAT TTTCATGACTTCATTAGGCTAATCAAGGAGAACATTGTAGACTCCAACATGTTTGTACGATGTCTTATACTCTcacttgaacattttgaaacagAGCAGACAGAACACAAAG AATATGCGAGGACCAAGTGTCGTCTTCTTCAGTTCATCCATAACAAGAAGACTCGATTTGAGTTCTTGTTCAAACTCATCAATGTCATTGAGGTATCCAGTCTTACACAG GAAAATGTCAGTTGCCTGAACACAACTCTAGTATTGTTGATGTTTGCAAGACAGAAAGGAGAATTAGCAGAGTATTTACAAGCATTGCGTGATGAAGAACAGAGAGAATGCCATCCAGGACTTCTTGTGGGTAATTTCAG GCAACTGTTGATTTTCTGGCAAGATCACTACCTTCACAAGGACAAAGACTGTACAGCATTGGAAAAG AGTTCATGCATCAGTTTTGACATCTGGAAGAAGACTGTGGCAGAACTCCTTGAAGATAATCCAAGCAATGAACTCACAGTGGCTCACTACCTGACATCCGCTGGTATAGcgtacaaataa